A stretch of Babesia bigemina genome assembly Bbig001, chromosome : III DNA encodes these proteins:
- a CDS encoding sedlin, N-terminal conserved region family protein, putative: MADLEPVSAPDAYATEPKSKILVLIIVSRDDRPLLIQDLSTPGWRPDPPHLASFVAHQALDVIDELVWTNPSMYLKEVDVFDCLAVWAFVSTSHVRFLLVTRAATWTLPASAAGQSTPLPPPPSCDSVRAFLKEVHELYCKYLYNPLYPPNGLIVSREFNLRVQRIAKKHLI, translated from the coding sequence ATGGCCGATTTGGAGCCGGTCTCGGCGCCGGACGCGTACGCTACGGAGCCGAAGTCGAAGATCCTCGTGCTGATAATCGTCAGCCGGGACGACCGGCCGCTGCTGATTCAAGACCTCTCGACTCCCGGTTGGCGGCCCGACCCGCCACACCTCGCTTCGTTCGTCGCACACCAGGCGCTGGACGTGATCGACGAGCTGGTGTGGACCAACCCTTCCATGTACCTGAAGGAGGTGGATGTGTTCGACTGTCTGGCTGTGTGGGCGTTCGTGAGCACGAGCCACGTCCGCTTCCTGTTGGTGACGCGCGCTGCTACGTGGACGCTGCCTGCGTCTGCCGCTGGGCAGTCGACGCCGctcccgccgccgccgtcgtgcGACTCGGTCCGGGCCTTTCTGAAGGAAGTGCACGAGCTGTACTGCAAGTACCTATACAACCCGCTCTACCCACCGAACGGGCTCATCGTCTCACGCGAGTTTAACCTGCGCGTGCAGCGCATCGCAAAGAAACATCTGATTTAA
- a CDS encoding TRAFFICKING PROTEIN PARTICLE COMPLEX SUBUNIT 6B, putative, translating into MATAAKHVQLLLIHELVKYYLARSLRKRSSSPQSAEPQSQSSDGHASVKAALDLHGYYLGARIATRLTLGKGRIWDQNTCVIFVCKNVWTYLFGTNAGRLQSNSQGTYIIMCDQIPWLSHLGARAPVAGGSDGLGFSEDYKLFYLHLLAGIVRGCLAALGLSATVSPHMDDTYKFKVSLQG; encoded by the exons ATGGCGACCGCGGCGAAGCacgtgcagctgctgctcatcCACGAGCTGGTGAAGTACTACCTGGCCCGCTCGTTGCGCAAACGCTCGTCGTCGCCGCAGTCCGCGGAACCTCAATCGCAATCGTCAGATGGACACGCGTCCGTGAAGGCGGCGCTCGACCTTCACGGCTACTACTTGGGCGCCAGGATCGCTACACG GCTGACGCTAGGAAAGGGTCGTATCTGGGATCAGAACACCTGCGTCATTTTTGTCTGCAAGAATGTGTGGACTTACCTGTTCGGAACAAACGCCGGGCGCCTGCAATCGAACAGCCAGGGCACTTACATAATCATGTGCGACCAGATTCCATGGCTGTCGCATCTGGGAGCGCGGGCCCCCGTTGccggcggcagcgacggCTTGGGTTTCTCCGAGGACTACAAGCTCTTCTATTTGCACCTGCTGGCGGGCATCGTGCGCGGCTGCCTGGCGGCGCTGGGCCTGTCCGCTACTGTGTCGCCGCACATGGATGACACCT ACAAATTCAAAGTGAGTCTACAGGGCTAA